cggtgtaaaaatattcaatgaacttgaaatgtaaaaaatatatgctaatttcttcttttatgattattataaaaataaagacgCATATCGAAGCTCTCTATAGAGTTCTTTCAAATTTAGCGATAAgaatataaatcaattattctGTGTTTGCGGTAATGATCgaattttaaacttttcaaTTGTAAAATCTctctaataatattatcattaaagcGATCAATagagtattttcttttgttcttaaaaaaaataaaaatacaatgaGTTTCTTAAACTTTAACCAAGGAGAAGAAATGACATCATCCTCTATACATCAtcctccattttctttttttttctctgtaACATTCTATgtcatttattaataatattaactaaatttCTGTCTTTAAACTCCAAGACACTTATGAGATTCAATCTTTAAACTGAGGTGTTCTTTAACATCATTAAACTATTTTTGTAAAAGtaatttgttttcctttaattgAAAGACCGATGACTataattaagttatataataagatAGAACTATTCTATCATTTGTTTTGTATAGTGaatcttcaaattcttttcttttttccccttttaATATACTTCAGTTGATCTTCAAACCTCACTAGTTAGCTCTTTATGTGTCAACACATTGCTCACTCCCTCCGTAGCCATGTGGAAGAAAATCCCAAAAGAATACTGAAGAAACTGGTGTGAGAGAGACTGTCAATTTACAGTGAGAGTGAGGTTTCTTGTTTCACATAGAGAAGTCTACGtgaagaaatagaaatttatgGTTGGctgttaatataaatttttgcctttttttttttttttctttctctaccatttcaattaattggttatgtatatatatatatgtagctTTGTATACACTCTAGGTTGACATTAGACCTgaaatctctctctctttctaatatgTAATGTGGTGAAATAGTAGTGATAGACCAACAGATTGCCCCATCTCCACTCAACCCTGATTAAAATCTTTGattgtttcttttgaaattcttATTAATCTTGATTTCTAAACTATAATTTCAAGAAAACCAAAGCTACCTTTAGACAGAGTAAGAAAGACCCGAAAACTACATTTATTCTCCTACAAGTTTTCACACATATGCATATACCCACAATCCCAACTAAACTTTCAATCCAAGCAACCCCAATTTAATTACatacattttctttcttttttgaaaatgttttattttcctatacTTGCTTTTTTACACATAAATTCTATCTAAATCTATAGtctatactatatatattttttagatcattaataaattcttcCACCTgactttatattttgattttttaggtagctctctctatctctctctctctctctctctttggAAAGGACAAAGAGGGTAGAGAAGAGAAGTGTGTGAGTGTTTAATCATGCAAAGAAAGGACTAAAAAGTGAAGAAGAGAATTTAATTCCTTCCCTACCCTCAAGAAGAAATGGCTTGAGGGACAACATTCTTTAGAAGAgacaaacttctttttctttcttttctcctctTCTCATTTTCTCTTTGTCTCTCTTTTCTTGCATGGTCTTTTGTTATTCTGAAGAGagcaagaaagaaagtaacaaagaaagaaagatttaacTGTGGAATGGGCATAAGAGGAAACTGATCATAAATTGTTGGAAATGACTTGGTGCAATGACTGCAGTGATGTtcaaacaattgaaagaagcTCTCCGGCTCCATCTAGTAATAATACAAGTGTTATTGCTCAAAGACACAAAGAAAGCTTACTTAGATGCTGTCCTTCATGCGGTCACCAGATCAAATGTCCAGACCAGGTTTGTCTGTTCATTTTTATGTCGCAAGATCAGttttcaaaacccaataacCAACGAGCTCTGGCTCACTAGTTACGAGTATATGTATCCCAGTTCGgttgtatttctttttagtttccTAATGTATAGTAGTATGATTTTATGTATGGATATATAGGCAAGAATCCATGATTTGCCGGGGCTACCTGCTGGAGTGAAGTTTGATCCGACTGATCAAGAGCTGCTTGAGCATTTGGAAGGGAAGGTGAAGTCTGATGCTCGCAAGCTTCATCCTCTAATAGATGAGTTCATCCCTACAATTGAAGGGGAGAATGGAATTTGCTACACCCACCCTGAAAAATTGCCAGGTGAAATCCATGCATCCAATAATTCTAGTTTAGATCTTAACAAATCTTGATCatgcacatatatatatgtgttatAATGTTTTTGACACCCGAACTGCTATACAGATCGAGCATAGTTAAAAAAGATTATGAAAATGAGTTGAATTCAACAATGGAGTAGTTTCACTTTGTCTCTGAAGATGAAAATGGAAAACATTCTCAAGTCAGAATATACAGTAGTTAACCTATCTTCTTCTCACTTGAAGATACATACCCACCAACTAACTTTGGTAACATTGTATTGCCATTAGATATCCTAGACGAAACCCATCACCAAGAATTGAAGAAACCCTTCAACTAACCCTAATTTCTGCACAGTATAATTCTTACAAGCATTAGTTTCCCAATCATGGAAAAACAACGCTTGGTTTTGAACTAAGCGTGCTACTAACTTATGCATTTGCTTCTTGTACTTGATTGAAAATCACTCTTCTTTAGTtcatataagagaataataaaTCGTATTGTATAGTGCATGTAATAAGAACAGAATCATCATCATTTGTTGCCAACTTTTGTCACAATGCAGGGGTTAGCAAAGATGGGTTAGTTCGCCACTTTTTTCATAGACCTTCAAAAGCGTACACAACaggaacaagaaaaagaagaaaggtgCATACAGACACTGAAGGTGGAGAGACAAGGTGGCACAAAACAGGCAAGACTAGACCAGTTTTTGTTGGTGGGAAGGTGAAAGGATACAAGAAGATTCTTGTGCTCTACACCAACTATGGTAAGCAAAGGAAGCCTGAGAAGACTAATTGGGTAATGCATCAATACCATCTTGGcaataatgaagaagaaaaagacgGAGAACTTGTTGTTTCAAAAGTTTTTTATCAAACACAACCTAGACAATGTGGTTCAATCATGAAAGACTCTATTccttcaaaattaaaaggacAAAGTGTCCATGAAGTTGCTAATAACAGCCTTAAGAATGCTACTCTTGTTGAGTATTATACTCCTTCTTTTATATCCTTTGATCAAGGTGGTCAAACCAGACCAAACCCTCCTCAGTTGCTTCCACATTTTGCAGTCCATGATGGATCTTCTTTCATcccttgaaaataaaaagaatcagCTAAAGAAGGATTATATGGTGTAGGAGAAAAGGCTGCATGAAAATGGTGGTGAGCAACGCAAAGAAACATGCAGAAGTTCAAATCTTGAGAGAGCAATggtgaaataaatttatattttatatggtGGTAACCAATGCAAGAAACATGCAGGTGGAGCTGTTGATCAGCAATGGTGAAATAAATTACTAccttgatatattttatttactttaatgtTCTTATATATTAGGGCAAAAAGGCACAtggaaaaagaataagattTCTTTAGCTAAAGACTAGGAGTCAGATTCTTCAGGGTGAAATTTGAAGATCTTGGCCATAGCAAGCtataacttttctttcttttttcttttttacctaTTTTGGTTTTATAATGTTTATATACATGCTTTGTACGGTGATCCGAAGATGTAAATTTCACATGGGGTCGTGACCCTTTTCTCCGAGAGTGTTTACTTTGGAAACTGTACAAAGATGATTCTTTACCTTAATGTTCTAACTTGTTTTATATAATTCCTGCACGTtctatcttttcttctttataatGACGATGATGATGTAATAATCCATAACTACATAATGCTATCAATTGCTCCTTATCCCTTAATTTAAACCTATGTCTTGAAATTCTTTAACGAACCTCTAAATAGATTAGTTtatgttttcctttttttcccttttcattTATACTTAGAGGCCACAGacgatataaaaattaaatataaaatatagtatattagAGTTGATTGATCGTgtcttaatctaataaaatgaGACTGTTTTAGAAGTGAGGCTGACTTagtcttataaaaaaaatggctgATTTTGGATGCATAAGCATGCAGATGAATACAAACCTGAAACAAATACAATGACAACTGAACTCTAAAAGCTGAGGCGATTCAACATGAACATTATGAtacaaaaaccaaaaaaattcttCATTTAAGTGAAATCTACATGTAATAGTACCACATCTGTTGATAAGTCAGATGGTAAGGTTGAGTTGACTTTAGAAATGCTCCCATCCTTGATGTTGTATGACTAGGGATAGTTCTCTAATCTCAAATCCTAGAAGTTTTCTGGATCCACGTCTGACGGGTCGGCTAGGAATGCCCGCAGATCATTAACCTATAGGAGTTTCATGGATAATCTTTTCCACAGAATTCACCTTCTTATATTGCACAGCTAACAGGGTCACATGCATATACAAGAGGACCTTTACCAAGCAATTTTTCCAAAAACATGGTATAGGAATTTTGAAGTTGTTACTTCTTCAGGACAAATTTCTCATATAGGGCAATGACATCTTTCTTCTTCGGATACCTCAGCTTTTGCAGTTCTTCCCCAAAACCATGTTCATTAAGCTCTCGCCGCAGTTTCCATACAGTTAACTTGGTGTAGTCAACTGAAGcagctttctcatattcactaTCTTCTTCACTTGCCCTGAAAACAGAATCAATTTCTGCAGTTGTGCATTTTGCCATAGCCGAACTGCTCTTGGGTTTTTTCATTTCCCTGGTTATTTCTTCAGGGGTCTCCATCTTGAGAGAATATACACTCAAATCTGGAACTTCTAGCCTTGGATGTTTCCTGCCAGAATAAGTTTTCAGCCCAGAGCCCTGTGCATAACCATGTGAATGATTGGGAGTTAATTCCTGCTGAGCTAAGTTCAATCCTTCCTGCAGAGACTCTAGCGGTAAGAAAGGTGCTTTCTCCATTTTGTTTACCTCTGCATGTGCTGCATGCTCAGACTCCAAGTTGCTCTCAAGTGTCGGAATTGTATTTACAAATTGCTCACACTTCTTTTTCAATAACTCTATCTCTTCATCTCTCTCTTTGACTATTGCTTCCAGAATAGCAATCTTAGACATGGCACAATCCTCCAATGCAGTAGACCTCTCAATATCACCAGCAAGGCCCATCTTTGCTCTCTCCAAAACCTGGGTATGAATATGTGAACTGGTCTGGGCAAGTCTATCTATTGTAAGCTGATGAGACTCATGCTTTTCATCATGCTTTTCATCTTGAGAAGCTAGCACTTCTGATTGTTCTGCTTCTATGAATTCATTTGTTACCATAACTTCCTCTTTTGCAACTTTCCAACCTTCATGTGCTTCTTCAAATCTTTTCAACTCAGACAGGCACTTCTGCTCCAATTCTACTCTGTCATCTATCAGAGTCTGTGCTTCTCTCTCCATTGATTGAGCAGCAGCTTTGACAAAGTCATACTTTTCAGCCAACTCTTTCATTTGATGCTTTAAAGCTGATAATTCCAAGACATAGCTTTCTATCTTTGTTTCAGCAGTCTGCAAGCATAGATGAAGCACCAATGTATGcatgcataaaattaaaaaatacatgaaATTGGAGGATACAACATGAAAATGACAATAGATAACaagaatttaaaaacaatCTAACCTTCAAGTCTAAAGTCAAAGCGGCTAATCTCTGCTCAGCCTCTTCAAGCTTAGTTATCTTGTCCTTAATTTGCTCATCCTACCATTTTAAAACTCACAGAAATTATCTTAAAGCCTTACTCAGAAATAGTTAGATAAACAGATATGCATAAATCAGATTTATCTAGCATGAGTTTATAGCATATCGCTATTTCCACAACCAATATGGACCGAACGCAAGTCTTTTGTCTTTATCTGCTGCACAGGTAATGTGCTACCAAACATTCAAGTTATGAATTTAGCATCATCTATTTAACTTTTACATGCAGGCACATGTATCTATATGCATATACCTTTTCTGCCAAAGAGTTGTTGAATTGGGCTCTCAGATTCTCTTCTATAAGTTTTTCCTGCTCAGTGGCCTTCTCTCTAGCAGCGTTGGCTTCACTAATAGCAATACCATACTTCTCTTTCCATTCATTTGCCTCTTTCAAAGCCAGCCGAGATTGttcagcagcagcagcagcatccTCTTCTATAAGTTTCGCCTGCTCGGCTGCCTTCCCTTTAGCAGCCTtggcttcattaatagcaatacCATACTCCTCTTTCCATTCATTTGCCTCTTTCAAAGCCAGCCGAGATTGTTCAGCAGCAGCCGCGATATCCTCTTCCTTAAGTTTTGCCTGCTCGGCTGCCTTCTCTCTAGCAGCCTTGGCTTCGTTAATAGCAATTTCATACTTCTCTTTCCATTCATTTGCCTCTTTCAAAGCCAACCGAGATTGttcagcagcagcagcaacatcTTCTATGAGTCTTGCATGCTCAGCTGCCTTGTCTCTAGCAGCCTtggcttcattaatagcaatatCATACTTCTCTTTCCATTCATTTGCCTCTTTCAAAGCCAGCCGAGATTGttcagcagcagcagcaataTTCTCTTCCTTAAGTTTTGCCAGCTCGGCTGCCTTCTCTCTAGCAGCCTTGGCTTCGTTAATAGCAATTTCATACTTCTCTTTCCATTCATTTGCCTCTTTCAAAGCCAGCCGAGATTGTTCAGCAACAGCAGCGACATCCTCTTCCTTAAGTTTTGCCTGCTCGGCTGCCTTGTCTCTAGCAGCCTtggcttcattaatagcaatatCATACTTCTCTTTCCATTCCTTTGCCTCTTTCAAAGCCAGCCGAGATTGTTCAGCAGCAGCAGCGATATCCTCTTCCTTAAGTTTTGCCAGCTCGGCTGCCTTCTCTCTAGCAGCCTtggcttcattaatagcaatatCA
The sequence above is drawn from the Ricinus communis isolate WT05 ecotype wild-type chromosome 7, ASM1957865v1, whole genome shotgun sequence genome and encodes:
- the LOC8269119 gene encoding NAC domain-containing protein 73, which produces MTWCNDCSDVQTIERSSPAPSSNNTSVIAQRHKESLLRCCPSCGHQIKCPDQARIHDLPGLPAGVKFDPTDQELLEHLEGKVKSDARKLHPLIDEFIPTIEGENGICYTHPEKLPGVSKDGLVRHFFHRPSKAYTTGTRKRRKVHTDTEGGETRWHKTGKTRPVFVGGKVKGYKKILVLYTNYGKQRKPEKTNWVMHQYHLGNNEEEKDGELVVSKVFYQTQPRQCGSIMKDSIPSKLKGQSVHEVANNSLKNATLVEYYTPSFISFDQGGQTRPNPPQLLPHFAVHDGSSFIP
- the LOC8269118 gene encoding myosin heavy chain, skeletal muscle, adult isoform X3, whose amino-acid sequence is MELNTIYYCLIVEEPTLVIKQKYTAPRYSPWQYSYRACLSTTRASQGKNLVSELGHFSPVFMWLLRDFYLDLTEDNIEMKPHDYLELALSPVLGSGRDIAAKNKIRESIRAVFPSRECFTLVRPLNNETDLQHLDRVSLDKFRPEFLSGLHAFANFVYERTRPKQAGDNVMTGPLLAGITKSLVDALNNGAAPTISFSWQVCTRDSVIETDLECSNAIQGMEKRLQEACLATDAKIENLAVVLESLLSKYEESVHGPTKWQKLSSFLQKSLQGPFLHHAQKLIDEASLEKSSLIMKCRSNEDKIELLHKQLEASEKSKAEYQKCYADAIDDFKKLSNRYKSRKIDLESKSSLLEERCSSSLEMLDSAKQEALEWKRKYEEILTAKRAANDQANTNTAVCKSGICEAEATVAATAEQSRMALKEANEWKEKYDIAINEAKAARDKAAEQAKLIEEDVAAAAEQSQLALKEAIEWKEKYEIAVNEVKAAREKAAELAKLKEEDVAAAAEQSRLALEEANEWKEKYDIAINEAKAAREKAAELAKLKEEDIAAAAEQSRLALKEAKEWKEKYDIAINEAKAARDKAAEQAKLKEEDVAAVAEQSRLALKEANEWKEKYEIAINEAKAAREKAAELAKLKEENIAAAAEQSRLALKEANEWKEKYDIAINEAKAARDKAAEHARLIEDVAAAAEQSRLALKEANEWKEKYEIAINEAKAAREKAAEQAKLKEEDIAAAAEQSRLALKEANEWKEEYGIAINEAKAAKGKAAEQAKLIEEDAAAAAEQSRLALKEANEWKEKYGIAISEANAAREKATEQEKLIEENLRAQFNNSLAEKDEQIKDKITKLEEAEQRLAALTLDLKTAETKIESYVLELSALKHQMKELAEKYDFVKAAAQSMEREAQTLIDDRVELEQKCLSELKRFEEAHEGWKVAKEEVMVTNEFIEAEQSEVLASQDEKHDEKHESHQLTIDRLAQTSSHIHTQVLERAKMGLAGDIERSTALEDCAMSKIAILEAIVKERDEEIELLKKKCEQFVNTIPTLESNLESEHAAHAEVNKMEKAPFLPLESLQEGLNLAQQELTPNHSHGYAQGSGLKTYSGRKHPRLEVPDLSVYSLKMETPEEITREMKKPKSSSAMAKCTTAEIDSVFRASEEDSEYEKAASVDYTKLTVWKLRRELNEHGFGEELQKLRYPKKKDVIALYEKFVLKK
- the LOC8269118 gene encoding myosin heavy chain, skeletal muscle, adult isoform X1, producing MVTMEDNTKESNSGKPIRFVYFDDANGKFKVDPDAIDLLQQIKGPVGVVSVCGPARQGKSFILNQLLGRSTGFQVGSTHQLCTKGLWMWSAPLKKIALDGTEYNLLLFDSGGTNTCDQTEIYSTQIFSVAVLLSSLFVYNQVGVIDEAALDHLSLVTEMTKHVHRRASQGKNLVSELGHFSPVFMWLLRDFYLDLTEDNIEMKPHDYLELALSPVLGSGRDIAAKNKIRESIRAVFPSRECFTLVRPLNNETDLQHLDRVSLDKFRPEFLSGLHAFANFVYERTRPKQAGDNVMTGPLLAGITKSLVDALNNGAAPTISFSWQVCTRDSVIETDLECSNAIQGMEKRLQEACLATDAKIENLAVVLESLLSKYEESVHGPTKWQKLSSFLQKSLQGPFLHHAQKLIDEASLEKSSLIMKCRSNEDKIELLHKQLEASEKSKAEYQKCYADAIDDFKKLSNRYKSRKIDLESKSSLLEERCSSSLEMLDSAKQEALEWKRKYEEILTAKRAANDQANTNTAVCKSGICEAEATVAATAEQSRMALKEANEWKEKYDIAINEAKAARDKAAEQAKLIEEDVAAAAEQSQLALKEAIEWKEKYEIAVNEVKAAREKAAELAKLKEEDVAAAAEQSRLALEEANEWKEKYDIAINEAKAAREKAAELAKLKEEDIAAAAEQSRLALKEAKEWKEKYDIAINEAKAARDKAAEQAKLKEEDVAAVAEQSRLALKEANEWKEKYEIAINEAKAAREKAAELAKLKEENIAAAAEQSRLALKEANEWKEKYDIAINEAKAARDKAAEHARLIEDVAAAAEQSRLALKEANEWKEKYEIAINEAKAAREKAAEQAKLKEEDIAAAAEQSRLALKEANEWKEEYGIAINEAKAAKGKAAEQAKLIEEDAAAAAEQSRLALKEANEWKEKYGIAISEANAAREKATEQEKLIEENLRAQFNNSLAEKDEQIKDKITKLEEAEQRLAALTLDLKTAETKIESYVLELSALKHQMKELAEKYDFVKAAAQSMEREAQTLIDDRVELEQKCLSELKRFEEAHEGWKVAKEEVMVTNEFIEAEQSEVLASQDEKHDEKHESHQLTIDRLAQTSSHIHTQVLERAKMGLAGDIERSTALEDCAMSKIAILEAIVKERDEEIELLKKKCEQFVNTIPTLESNLESEHAAHAEVNKMEKAPFLPLESLQEGLNLAQQELTPNHSHGYAQGSGLKTYSGRKHPRLEVPDLSVYSLKMETPEEITREMKKPKSSSAMAKCTTAEIDSVFRASEEDSEYEKAASVDYTKLTVWKLRRELNEHGFGEELQKLRYPKKKDVIALYEKFVLKK
- the LOC8269118 gene encoding myosin heavy chain, skeletal muscle, adult isoform X2 — protein: MPLIFFNKSKDLLVLFLYVGLLVRLLGRSTGFQVGSTHQLCTKGLWMWSAPLKKIALDGTEYNLLLFDSGGTNTCDQTEIYSTQIFSVAVLLSSLFVYNQVGVIDEAALDHLSLVTEMTKHVHRRASQGKNLVSELGHFSPVFMWLLRDFYLDLTEDNIEMKPHDYLELALSPVLGSGRDIAAKNKIRESIRAVFPSRECFTLVRPLNNETDLQHLDRVSLDKFRPEFLSGLHAFANFVYERTRPKQAGDNVMTGPLLAGITKSLVDALNNGAAPTISFSWQVCTRDSVIETDLECSNAIQGMEKRLQEACLATDAKIENLAVVLESLLSKYEESVHGPTKWQKLSSFLQKSLQGPFLHHAQKLIDEASLEKSSLIMKCRSNEDKIELLHKQLEASEKSKAEYQKCYADAIDDFKKLSNRYKSRKIDLESKSSLLEERCSSSLEMLDSAKQEALEWKRKYEEILTAKRAANDQANTNTAVCKSGICEAEATVAATAEQSRMALKEANEWKEKYDIAINEAKAARDKAAEQAKLIEEDVAAAAEQSQLALKEAIEWKEKYEIAVNEVKAAREKAAELAKLKEEDVAAAAEQSRLALEEANEWKEKYDIAINEAKAAREKAAELAKLKEEDIAAAAEQSRLALKEAKEWKEKYDIAINEAKAARDKAAEQAKLKEEDVAAVAEQSRLALKEANEWKEKYEIAINEAKAAREKAAELAKLKEENIAAAAEQSRLALKEANEWKEKYDIAINEAKAARDKAAEHARLIEDVAAAAEQSRLALKEANEWKEKYEIAINEAKAAREKAAEQAKLKEEDIAAAAEQSRLALKEANEWKEEYGIAINEAKAAKGKAAEQAKLIEEDAAAAAEQSRLALKEANEWKEKYGIAISEANAAREKATEQEKLIEENLRAQFNNSLAEKDEQIKDKITKLEEAEQRLAALTLDLKTAETKIESYVLELSALKHQMKELAEKYDFVKAAAQSMEREAQTLIDDRVELEQKCLSELKRFEEAHEGWKVAKEEVMVTNEFIEAEQSEVLASQDEKHDEKHESHQLTIDRLAQTSSHIHTQVLERAKMGLAGDIERSTALEDCAMSKIAILEAIVKERDEEIELLKKKCEQFVNTIPTLESNLESEHAAHAEVNKMEKAPFLPLESLQEGLNLAQQELTPNHSHGYAQGSGLKTYSGRKHPRLEVPDLSVYSLKMETPEEITREMKKPKSSSAMAKCTTAEIDSVFRASEEDSEYEKAASVDYTKLTVWKLRRELNEHGFGEELQKLRYPKKKDVIALYEKFVLKK